Below is a genomic region from Miscanthus floridulus cultivar M001 chromosome 1, ASM1932011v1, whole genome shotgun sequence.
AGCGAAGCGGCGTCGAAGAAGACGAGCACGGAGTACGAGCGGCGCGCGGAGGGGGCGGAGAGGAAACGGGTGACGGAGGTGTCGGTGAGGTGGATCACGCCGGACGGGGACCGCTCGCGGAGGGACTGGAGCTCCGAGACAAGGTCATCGGCTCCGGCGGGTGCGCCGCCGAGGAGTACGAGGggaaggaggagcagcagcagcagcaggtggcgGTGCGGTGGAGGCGCCATGGCGGATGGGCAGATCTGGAGGGCAGGAGGCCGGCGGGTCCGTGGGTTTAGACTTGCGTTGAGGCAACGGACAAAGGTGGAAGAGAAGACAGAAGACTCGCTAATGGGCTACTAATGGGCTGAATCCTAGCTAAGAAACAAGTACCTGGGCCGCTTACTTGGTTCAATCTTCAATGAATCGCACTAAGAGGATGGGAAAAAGTTTattcgttcaaaaaaaaaaatccaattcACCTCAACTAATCATTGAATTTGAAAGACTCCCTCAAACTTAATACTCCTTAAGTTCtgaattataagttgctttgactcTATTTGGTTTATCCATTTTActttgtatctagacatattatttatctagatgcatagcaaaatggatgtaccaaaaaagtcaaagcgacttataactTGAACAGAGAGTAGTTAATACCGAACAAGAACAACGGACAcatttcaacttttaaaaccggaCAAAATATCCCCTGACTATTTTAAAGTGGTTTCTTAGGCGATTTGCTGACGTGGCAGTGGGACCGATCCATCATTTGGTCCTTCTCCTTTCTCTTATATAAAAATACACAAAACTTTTTTATGAAGTTGCATTAATACacactttatatcaaagttgtagaggtcgtcacgatctacaactttgttgttgatactTTTTAATTTAATATATTTTAGAGGCTCAAATATTTGTTTAAGTTAACATATTTTAAAGCattaaaattcaattttttgaAATTTTCAAATAACCTCGGATGTGACACAGTCTATACCAAAGTTATAGTTCAAAGTAAGatcaacaactttgtagttgataatttgTTTATCTCAGATCGTTTAGAGGCACAAGTATTCGTTTTAAGTTCTCTAATTTTAaaattcatttttttaaattttttcaaaTGATCTTAGATGTTGATGTGATCAACaataaagttgtagctctcaTCTCAATatgttctacaactttgtagattttttattttttatatgtcTTGTGTTGACTGGTCAAAACCGCTGCCGCATCAGCTAAAACAGTGTGGGGTGGTCCAACAAATGGTTTTACGTATTTAGGGACCCACAATACACGGTTTTGCGTTCGTGGATGAAACCTGAGCTGTGACAATAATTCAAAGGGATAAGAAAGATTTTTTTTCCTCCGACTAAAAGAAAGAGCATGGCCAATTGGATTTTTTAGTCGGAGGAGAGAATTGAAAAAGAAAGGCTTCAACAACCGTTGCCATAAACACTGACTGCAAGAGTTCAGGAGCCAGAGCTGCTGAGAACCCTTCCAAAGTGGCTTTAAGTCGAAGACGGCATAACATTAATTTAATTTCAAACAATGACTAACGTCGAGTAAAGAGAGTCAGCTTCCCTCCTCTAATATCCGAGATCTCTTTTCACGCCTTGATTTGATATCGTCATGGCCCAGGGTAGTGACAAATTTATGCTGGTATAAAAAAGTAAAGAAACCCCGAAACTCATCTGTTACTATTTTGAGCAGTGATGCCACTGAACAGGGATGAAGTGATTTGCGAGTAAAATCAGTGCCCGCCGTGGCTGAACCGGTTTCAGTGTAATCATATCGATGTATCTTCTGCCGAACATGCAAACACAAACATAACCAGCCGAAAAATGTTCTAAGAATACAAACATCACAATGGTAGATGGGAACAGTCATGAAAATCAGCTATTTTTATACACATGACACTGATACTGATCATAGACACCAGACATGCAGTCCATGTAGTGCGAGAAGGAGAAGGAATCAGATAATATACTCAGTTGAACCTCTCACCTCACAAAATGCTCTATACTGATAATCTACTTTACGATGCCCTCATTAAATATACAAGTATATATGTGACCACCGGTATCAATCTACCTATTAGACCCTTTTTTTTTGCGGGGATTCTACTAGGATGTAAGGTAGTCTTATCAACCACCTTAAAACGCTTAATATGAAGTCACTCACAAAAGTTTATGAAGAACACATTGTAAGATAGCTAAAATCTGTTGCCCGTAAAATTTCTGGATGTGAAAAATAAAAATCCTGAAAAGACTCCCTAATCATTAAAAGAAAAGTAATGATAAATGTAGCATCACTTAAAGAGCAGCAAGAATATTGTGATCATTAGCTAGCTACCCAAGAAATACAGGAGCCTCAAAAGAGGATTCACGGTGGACATGAAGATAAGCAGCTCTCCAGAAGCAAGAGAGCATCCCATATTCTGCTGACTTCATTCCTACAGAGCAATGAGATAGACATCTATTACACCACTGCTGCAAAAGTTTAAGCCAATCTAGCAACCAGAAATTTTTTCATCTATTCCGTCATTTACATGATACATTCTCAGGCATGCTGTATCAACGATACATCCACTGAGGGTTGTTTATCTCTAGGAGACGGCCAAAAGTTGCCAGTGCATCATAATATTTGCGGATCTTGAGATATCCTCTTATCGCAGAAACATCAGATTCTCTGAATTTGGCCTTTTCTATAATTAGTTCAATAGCACTAATAAGATAATCATCCATGCCCAGATTCAATAAACCTTCAGCTAGCATACGGAAGGATGAAAACTCAGGCATGAAACCCTTATTCACCATCTCCACCAAGAAATCAAAAGCTTCTTTGATAGGCCCTCCACCACGACAGAGACTACGGAAAACAATCTTATATGTTAGGGCATCAGGAGGCTCACCCACCTCAGTCATTTCCCTGAAAAGATTAAGGGCGTCTCTTAAATTATTCCGTCTAAACAAAGACTGTATGACAGGGTTGTAAGCTTTTGGAGTAGGCCTAATCCCTTTAATTCGCATGCCTCTTAAAAGCTTCAAAGCAACCTGAGTCCTACCAGCCTTGCATAGACCGTTAATGAGTGTTCCATATGTGACAACATCAATTTCAAATCCATTTGCTGTCATAGTTTCTAAAATATCAGCTGCTTTCTTGATGTTCCCCTGCTTGCAATAATGTGTTAGAATAGAGTTATAAGTGATATTATTGGGTTGTAATCCTTCCTTCACCATTTGTTCAATAAGTTCTGTTGCGTCATCAATCCTCTTGGCCTTGCACAAGCCATCAATAAGCGTATTAAATGTGACAGCACTCCTTGAAATACCCTGTGCATCCATTTGATCAAAAACCTCCTCAGCTTCTTCTATTCTCATTTTCTTGCATAACGCATCAATTATTGTGTTATATGTCACTGTACTCCGAGGGCAACCATTGGATTCCATCTCCTTCAGCAAATCCAAAGCATTTACAAGCTTCCCCATTGAGCAAAGGTGATCAATCAAAATGTTGTATGTAACTTCATCAGGGGTGCATCCACTGATCTTCATCTCCTCAAACAACCGAATGCCAAGATGAGGATCTCCTACCTTGCAAAGGGCATTGATCAAAATATTGAAAGTATAGACATCCGGAGAAAGCCCCTTCACAGTTAGCTCACGCGCAAGGTCCAATGCTTCCTCAAGACGATTCTGTGAGGACAGAGAAACAATGAGAGTGTTGAATGTTGTGGTGTCAGGCAAACAACCCCTATCCACCATCTGATTTACAATTCCTTTAGCCTCATCAAGCTCTCCATTTTTACTGAGGCAGTTGATAACAGTATTGTAGGTGAAAACATCAGGGTCATGGCCCTCCTGAAGCATCAGATCCATGACTTTCAAGGCATGGCTGACATGTCCATTCTGGCACAGCCCGTGAACAAAAGTATTATATGTGACCTGATCAGGTTCAAATCCATCAGCAATCTCTTGCTGTATGTAGCCAAGCGCATCCTCCACTCTCCCCATCTTGCAGTAGCCATTAATCAGAACATTAACAGTTACCCCTGTTGGTGAGTATCCAGCTTCCATCATCTTCGCCTTCACCCTCAGAGCCGCTTCAATGCTTCCCTCCTCAATAAAGCCTTGCATCAAGGTGGTGAATGTGGTCTCATCAGGCGCCAAACCaaggctcgacatctcctccagcatcaagACCGCGGTCCTGACCTGATGCGCCCGGCACAGCGCCTTGATGAGCGTGTTGAGTGTCGcaacatcaggctgaatcccCCGACCAGCCATCTCGTTGTAGACCGACTCCAGGAGCTTCATCTTGCTCCCCTCGACAAGGACATTGAGGAGGTGGTTGTACACCGCCGTGTCCGCCTGAACCCCAAAGATATCTAGCCGGGTCAGAACTAGGTCGACGGCGTCGTCGAACCGCCGCAGCCGCGCGTAGCTCTCCACGAAAGACCGCACCACGCCAACCCTGACCTGGTGCCCCTCCCGCCGCATCTCCCGGACAAGCCCCTCCATGAGGTCGAACGCGCCGGCGGAGCCGAGCTTCTGGATGATCTCCTCGTACACGGCGGAGCTCGGGGCGAAGTCCTCCTGCGCGAGCGCCGAGTTCAGCACCCGGAGCGCCGCCTCGGGGTCCGCCTGCTCGCGCAGGGCGGCGAGGAGCCGGTCTTGGTCGGAGATGGCGTACACCCGGAGGGGCGCCGGACGGGGCCGAcgccgccgaggccgaggccgcagCGCAGGTGGCCCGGCatggcacgggcacgggcacgcaGCCGCCGCTGCCGGTGCTGGCGAAGCGCGGGAGTAGGAGGCTAGGTACGACGCAGCGGCCATTGTGACAATGTCTCAAGCATTTGGTGCGCGTTCTGGGCTGCAAGGGATGGTGAGCTCAGAGGCCGGTGGTGCAAATGAAGCAAATGGGTCGTGGGGATTGTTGGGACCTTGGGTCTTGGGAGCAGCTGAGAAGAAGGCGGGTCGAGGCAAAGAAGATGAACAAATGGAAGCTTCCACTTCCAGCAGCAGGGCGCTGGGCCGCTGGCGAACAGAACACGGAAAGGGAAGAGGAAGCAGTGCGGCACCGTGACTGCGAGGAAGCCGAAGGGATAGGGTACAAGGCTTTTTCGCGCGTATACCCCCTGTTTTTTGTGTTTTCTTTTATCAGTACAGAACTGGATCATCAGAGATTCAGAGTTCATCTGTTCTGAACCTTAGTGGCActattaaagatggcaacgggtacccgATACCCGAAACCCAACGGGTATTTGCTCCATTATGGGACGGGGATGGGATGATATCTATACCTGCGGGGATCTAAATGGGTAAGAATCTATCCCCAACGGGGATGGCAGGTATGGGGACGTTCTCTGTATACCCGTCCCCGTTATCCGCTGGGGAACCCGCTGTGCTACAATATATGTGTATATGTATATGATATATGAAATAGGCCAAGTTAACATATGATGGGCCAAGCCCAGTTAGGCTCATATAAAAGGGATGCTAACCCTAATTTACACAGAACTCTCCCATCCCTATCTCTTTCAGTCGCCGCACCCGCACTGCTCCCGTAGCCCAACTCCGTATTCGTGTCGCCCTCGGCCTCGCCCCTCTCACTTTCCCATCGCCCTCGCCGCTCTCCAGTCTCCACTTCACTACGACACTGCTTGGCTGCTCATGGAGTGCGGACCTGGCTGTCGTCGTCGCTCGCCGCCATAGACGTTGCCCGGTGAAGCTCTTCTTCCTCCTTGACGAATTAACCCGTCATTTGCAGTGTTCCTCTATTGACCCCGTCCCTCCTCATGGGACGCTGCCGCTACTgaaccaccaccgccgccagatCCGGTCATCATCGACCTCCTACTGTCAGATCCGGTCGTCACAAACGAAGCTGCAGCCGCATCCAAGGAGTTGGTGGATGCTCCATCTGCACCTGCAACCGAGAAGAAGAAAGCTCCCCCTGCACCTGCTGCTGAGAAGAAAAAAGGCCCCCCGCCATTGTCGACCAAAGCCACCTTCATAGCTGGTGACCCCAAGCGGCTTCCCCGACCACCACAGGCGAAAGGTTCTGACCCCAAGCGTCGCTGCTTGAAGATATCCGCAGCCGAGAAGCCTGGCCACAAAAATTTTAATTCTCCAGGGTCCAGTACTCAGATCTGAAGCTtttaaacttgatgatgatgaatattgtTTGTCTTATTATTATGTGCAAGTTTAGTGGTATAAGTTACCAATTTAGTGTTTTGTAGTAGCTTATGTTTGAACTGGTGTTACCAATTCAGTAGATCTGAAGTTCAAGAGGGACTTCAGGTAATTGTTCTGGACTAAAAACATTCCATTTCTGCTTTTTTGCTTCATTGTTTCAAGATTGCCTACTTAACTACTCATTTCTCATGCTTATGCAGGAGCTGAAACTATGAATCCATCGCTCCAACCTTCACTGGATGCTTCCCTTCGGCAGGATCAACAATCAAGCTGGCGTGCAATTGCAAGTGCATTTTTGTTATGTGCTCACACAACCCAACCACTAACTATTTATGTAATAGTCTGGTTTGTAATGTGTAATAACACTACGGTATTGTGTTGCTGCTTAGAACTTGATGCCTACTGGCTGCTACTATGACTGAGTGACTAAGCCTTTGGGCTAACTATGTCTGTATTTTGGTGTCGAATTGTTGATGCCTTGATGGGATGGAACATGGTCAGTGGATGTGTAATATGTTAGGCTACTAGACATTGAACTTGTTATCAATCAGTTAAGACCTTATGCTGCATACTTGTATTCTCTGAATCTCTATTTATTTTGCATTTATTAAACTGGAAGTGTTGTCCCACTAGACATTTTGTTGTGTAATTGTGGCATGTAATATTGATTATACACGGGTGTGTGCGCGGGTACGGGTACCCGGCGGGTATGAAATCCCCGGTCGGGGATGGGGACGGGGAAAATCTATCCCCGCGAGCGggaacggggacggggacgggataGATTTTATATCGCGGGGATGAGAACGTTCTGCCAATAACCGTTGGGGACGTACCCGTTGCCATCTCTTTCTTTTGCATTGGATTTCATATATGCAGGCCCGTGCATAGAAGTGTCCCTAATTGCAGTTGCAGGGTTCAGTTATGCTTACACGTCTTCtcaatcttgatcatgatggCCCTCGACCATTTTAGCATTTCTGAAATCATCTCTCTACTGAATTGAAGATAGAGCTtagaatgaaaaaaaaacattttgttCACTGATAAACAATATGTTCTCTGATGGAAAAAAACTATGCATATGCTATAATCTGTACTTCGTTGCATTTGTGTATGGTACTAAGCATCTCAACCTGCTTCCACCATATGTGCCATGCTTTGTTGCTAAAGTGCACTGCATGTTTGTAGTGGTTAATCGTTAGTTAACTGTGCAAGAGTTACATGAATTAAAGAAACATTGAGCTGAATAACCAGCCTTTTTGTTCTGAGGTATAATGGCAATGCAGAATTGTGGCTTTGGTAATTGTTGAGTTGAATTTTCCTTTCAAACTTCCATACAAAGACACATAGCCTCTCTTTTAAGCATTTTTGACGAAATATATATGTGCTCTATTGGAAAACTCGGTTTTTGGTTGTTTGTTTgctgaaaaaaaatatttttgagACAAATGAGATTCCATGCAAGAGAGAAGATCTAGAACTGAATCCTGTGAGATGAATCTCTTTTTTTTGTCCAACATCTCATAATTGCAAGAAATTTTTATTATTCGAAGGAACACCTTAACTCATCATGTACTATATGCAAAGTATAATTATGTCAAGCAAAATGATTTTTTTGACTCTACATCGATTCACTTCCAAGTTGAAGACTAAATCAATTTACCCTTTTTTAAGTAGAAAAATTAGTTTCATATTAACAAACGACCTTCCGAAAATATACCATCCAAATCGTCCGTCACCTAAAATATCACCGACTATCACCGAGGCCACCCGTTGGCTTGAATCCGTGTCTAGAGGCACATTTCTTCCCCCATTTCAGAGAAACAGAGGAAAAAGTTTACGTAAGCCCCTGACATATTGAGGGTGGTCTAAGTAACCCCATGAACTATAAAACCAGATATTGTACATATTAAACTTTGTAAAAACGGACAAATAACCCTGGGTGGTTTTGCTAGGTGGTTTTACATATGTGGCGCTCCACGGTGGCTGTCTTTTGATGACGCGGCCTCTAGGGCTCCTAGCAGcgtcgctctctctctctttgaacCCCTCTggcgctctctctctctgtttgaGTCTGCCGTCGCCATGGCCGGACCTCTAAGCTCGCGCCATTGCCACCTTTCACCGCATGCATGCCAGGAGCCGCCCGTATGGCGTCCCCGGGGGCTGCTACCTGCGCGTTTGCCACGGGAGCTCGAACTCGTCTTCATGTACGTTCCCGGTTGCGCACGCTGCCACTTCCCTCACCATCACCACAGCtgcgtccgcctcgatctcctctGTCACTCGCGCACGCTCGGCGAGCCCGTTCACGCCGGGGGCACTAGCCCTGCCGCCTACCCCGCCATCGATGACGCCCTGGACGCCGCCACGCCAGGTGCTCGCATGCACGCGGGCAGCCCGCTGCGAGCACCATCCTCTGCCCTTGCTCTGCTCCAGCGGAGGTCCCCATTGATAGCGACGATCTCGGTTTGGAAAGTAATCCTCCTGAGCGCGTCCCTGTATTGTGGGTGGCCTGCGTGGTGTGATCATGGTGTTCATGGCGCGGGACGGCGAGATTAGCTCGCTCgttcctttcctttctttctaTTTTTAGGTTCGAGATGTACATAAATAGATGCTTAATACAATGAGAAAAGCTGTCGCGGTTATAGCACCAAAAACCCAGTTTGTTTCCTGTGTTCTTGAGCGTTCTGGTGAGTTCATGAGCAAGTTCGCCCGAGTCGTGAATCTCGCCGGAGAGAGTTCTGGCTGACACCCATGGCCTCCTTCGTAGCATGCTGCACCTGTCGCGCTCCTCTTCGAGCCGAGCCGCCGCCGTTCCCGGCCGTCTACCGCGTGCTCCGTCGCCGCCCCCGGTGGTGCCCGCCGCGGCATGTGGCCCGACCGCCCCGGCCTTCCTCTGGACAAAATTGGGACCACCCACGTGCGCGTAGGTGTGCGAAATCCCATAGATGCGCTTGGCCAGAATGGGCGCTAATGTAGTTGCCCGACATGGTGTTGAGCGCCGTCCTCGGCCCGCCAAGATTGCCGTCGCCGAACATGACGTACGGCTGCGTTCCTGACGATATCGATCTGACGTCGAGGCTCTTGAAGAACGCCGTGAGGTGAAGGCTGGGCCCGCGCGGCCTCCTCGGCCAGCTCCTCCACGAACTTGAGCTTGGCGAGCTAGGACTCGAGGAGCAGTTTCTGGACGCAAATGGCGGAGAGGAGCACGAAGTGGGCGGCCTGAGCCCGCGCGCGGCCTGGAGTGTGTGCAGCATGGCGTAGTAGTCGACGCAGCACGAGTCCTGAACGCCACCCCCAGATCGCGGCATGGACGGGCCCGTGCGGGGCGAGGTCCGTGAGCAGCGTCGGTGACGTCAGAGAACACGACCGTAGCGGGAGCGAGGTCCGGTAGAAGACGGAGGAAGAGCAGGAGTTGTGAATGAAGTTGTCAtagaggatgacaggtgggcctAGATATCACATCATGAAAACCAGCCAGCGAGAATTAACATATCAGCAAAACCACCTTCCAATACCACCTAGAGGGCTATTTGCCCAGTTTTACGAAGTTTAGTGTGTAGGATACCTGATTTAGTTCAGGGGTTACGGGTGAGTAAAGTTTAGAGATGTTATATCGGGTGTCACATGGAGCGTTCGtatattaataataaaataaattacataaattcttagtaatccgcgagatgaatttattaagcctaactaatccatctttagcacatatttactgtagcaccatattatcaaattatggactaattaggcttaaaaaattcgtctcacaaattagtcgcaatatgtgtaattagttatttttagtctatatttaatactctatggaTATGTCCAAACATCGGAGTAAATTTTagggggaggaactaaacaagccctATATAGACAACCACTACCGGAAacatcaaatttgccgagtgtttttatgtttgccgagtgtattctctcgggcattcggcaaacaagttctttgccgagtgctgtgctaaaaacactcggaaaaaaaacactcggtaaagaggaggtttgccgagtgtcaaaaaaaaacactcggcaaaagatggggtttgccgagtgttttttttgatactcggcaaagaagtaaaatattttttctgtgaaagaatgagaagaaaaaaaataaaaaaaactttgccgagtacctagaggacactcggcaaaggaaaaaaatattttttctgggaaagaagaaatagaaaaaaaatgaaaaaaaactttgccgagtgcttagatctaggacactcggcaaagaaaaaaatacTCTTTctagaaaaaaagagaagaaaaaaaataaaaaataaaaaactttacGAAGTGTCCAGATCCGACAAACACTGTTTTACGTGCCAGCACACCTGGCGAAGCTCTAGCACTATAACTCACGCACCCCGGAAGTCTGTGCTGTTACGTCTGTGCTGCCCGCCTCTCCACTCCACCCTCCTCTAGTCCATTCCAAGTCCCCCaccggccgccaccaccaccacgccagccAGCTCCACCACTCCATCCGAGTCTTAGACTCCAAGTTGTCCTTCGAGATTCCTAATTCGAAGCTGTGATTTTTGTTCACTGTGTTTCCATTTTTTTCGTTCTTGAGTTTGATCTCAATTTTCCGGAGTTTGGGTCAATCCCATGCAATGATTTTTGGGAATAGGTTCGTGCTAAGTTGAATTGCATCTGTGCAAAATTTAGGAGCGGTTTCATGGAGTTTTAGTTTGGTTTTCGTCAGATTTTTGGTCGCTCCTTTTTCTTCTGTTCGTTCTTGCTTCTTTTAGTGTGTTCGTGACTGTATCGAGCAGGAGCAGCTGTCCAGCAGCCCAGCGGTAGCACTACCCACGCTAAGTACTCAGGGACCAAGCGTTCTCTGTTAGTGTGTTCGTGACTGTATCGAGCAGGAGCAGCTGTCCAGCAGCCCAGCGGTAGCACTACCCACGCTAAGTACTCAGGGACCAAGCGAGCTCACTTGAGCGGTTCTTGCTGTGGGTGCTCGTGGCTGGCAGCTAGCCTCTCTCCCTCCTATTCTGCCCTGTGCTTGACATCGTGGTGCACCAGGTCTTGATTCAGGCCACCGGAATTGTCTCCAGTCACCACCAGCAGGCAGGGAGCACTCACCAGTGGCCGAGCGTTCAGCAGCAGGCCTCAAGCGTCGAGCATCTCGTCCATCCCGCTCAGCCAAGCGGTGTTTGCCCCTGCCCAGAGCCGCTCGCCTGCTATCGCTCGATTTGCCTCTGCTCGTTTCACCTGTGATTTTGGATTGGGAATGGAGGCCCGAATCCTCCAGTTGTCCTTCGGGATTCCTAAATCGAAACTATAAAATTCGTTCACTGTGTTTCTAATTTTTCCCCTTTTTCGTTCTTGAGTTTGATCTCAATTTCTCAAAGTTTGGGTCAATCCCAGGCAatgatttttggggaataggTTCGTGCTAGGTTGAATTGCATCTGTGCAAAATTTGGGAGCGTTTTATGGAGTTTTAGCTTGGTTTTCATCAGATTTTTGGTCGCTCCTATTTCTTCTTTTCGTTCTTGCTTCTTCTctgttaggccctgtttagttccctcccaaaacgctaaatttttcaagattttccgtcacatcgaatacgaaaacacatgcatgaagcattaaatataaataaaaaataaaactaattacacagtttagacgaaatccacgagacgaatcttttaagcctaattagactatgattggacactaattgccaaataac
It encodes:
- the LOC136483576 gene encoding pentatricopeptide repeat-containing protein At3g53700, chloroplastic-like, coding for MAAASYLASYSRASPAPAAAAACPCPCHAGPPALRPRPRRRRPRPAPLRVYAISDQDRLLAALREQADPEAALRVLNSALAQEDFAPSSAVYEEIIQKLGSAGAFDLMEGLVREMRREGHQVRVGVVRSFVESYARLRRFDDAVDLVLTRLDIFGVQADTAVYNHLLNVLVEGSKMKLLESVYNEMAGRGIQPDVATLNTLIKALCRAHQVRTAVLMLEEMSSLGLAPDETTFTTLMQGFIEEGSIEAALRVKAKMMEAGYSPTGVTVNVLINGYCKMGRVEDALGYIQQEIADGFEPDQVTYNTFVHGLCQNGHVSHALKVMDLMLQEGHDPDVFTYNTVINCLSKNGELDEAKGIVNQMVDRGCLPDTTTFNTLIVSLSSQNRLEEALDLARELTVKGLSPDVYTFNILINALCKVGDPHLGIRLFEEMKISGCTPDEVTYNILIDHLCSMGKLVNALDLLKEMESNGCPRSTVTYNTIIDALCKKMRIEEAEEVFDQMDAQGISRSAVTFNTLIDGLCKAKRIDDATELIEQMVKEGLQPNNITYNSILTHYCKQGNIKKAADILETMTANGFEIDVVTYGTLINGLCKAGRTQVALKLLRGMRIKGIRPTPKAYNPVIQSLFRRNNLRDALNLFREMTEVGEPPDALTYKIVFRSLCRGGGPIKEAFDFLVEMVNKGFMPEFSSFRMLAEGLLNLGMDDYLISAIELIIEKAKFRESDVSAIRGYLKIRKYYDALATFGRLLEINNPQWMYR